A window from Mixophyes fleayi isolate aMixFle1 chromosome 12, aMixFle1.hap1, whole genome shotgun sequence encodes these proteins:
- the LOC142108491 gene encoding B2 bradykinin receptor-like: MNEDLNTTLTMLENSTKIPGNCTNLQKFQWIFDYEPIYLWFIFVFGVIENLFVISVFLLHKNRCTVAEIYLGNMAAADLIFVVSMPFWAIYVSNNFNWMFGSFLCVTVHSLLHLNLFSSNFFLMMISIDRYLAFVKTMSSGRMRRAGCAKVNCAISWIIAIGVSLPKVVFGRLIFITSLNTTICVVLPPSNNWHIATNIITNVVGFLIPVIVITFCTVQITYVLRNNTMQQFKGDKNEKKATWLVVSVLLVFIVCWLAFHISAFIDTLDLYNVFAGCAVTRYNYILNQLSTYIGTSNSCINPLLYIIVGSNFRKKAREVYSPLLPRRHRQSL; this comes from the coding sequence ATGAACGAAGATTTGAACACCACCCTCACTATGCTCGAAAATTCCACTAAGATTCCAGGTAACTGCACAAATCTTCAAAAGTTTCAATGGATTTTTGACTACGAGCCAATTTACTTGTGGTTCATTTTTGTCTTTGGCGTCATAGAAAACTTATTCGTCATCTCAGTCTTTTTGCTGCATAAAAACCGCTGCACAGTGGCGGAGATCTACCTGGGGAACATGGCGGCTGCAGATCTGATTTTTGTTGTTTCAATGCCTTTCTGGGCTATTTATGTTTCTAACAATTTCAACTGGATGTTTGGCAGCTTCCTCTGTGTTACGGTCCATTCCCTGCTTCATCTAAACCTGTTCAGCAGCAACTTCTTCCTCATGATGATCAGTATTGACCGATATTTGGCTTTCGTGAAGACCATGTCCTCTGGCAGAATGAGAAGAGCTGGATGTGCCAAGGTGAACTGTGCCATCAGTTGGATAATTGCAATAGGAGTAAGTTTGCCCAAAGTAGTCTTCGGAAGGCTGATATTTATCACTAGTTTAAATACTACAATCTGTGTTGTACTACCCCCCTCCAACAACTGGCATATTGCCACAAATATCATTACGAACGTTGTTGGCTTCTTAATACCGGTCATTGTTATCACATTCTGCACTGTGCAGATTACATACGTTCTGAGGAATAACACAATGCAGCAATTCAAGGgagacaaaaatgaaaaaaaagccacATGGTTGGTTGTATCGGTGCTTTTGGTGTTTATAGTTTGCTGGCTGGCGTTCCATATTTCTGCTTTCATCGATACACTGGATCTCTACAATGTCTTTGCTGGTTGTGCTGTAACAAGATACAATTACATTCTAAACCAACTTTCTACCTACATTGGCACAAGCAACAGCTGCATTAATCCCCTCTTGTACATCATAGTTGGGAGCAATTTTAGAAAGAAAGCCAGAGAGGTTTACAGTCCCCTTCTACCTAGAAGACACAGACAATCCCTATGA